AAGAGGGCGACTACCGCTGGGCCGCAGAGCTTTTCAACAAGGCCGTCTTCGCCGAACCAGGCAACCAGTCCGCAAAAAACTGGCTGGCGGCGGCCTATGAACAGATGGGCTTTCAGGCTGAAAGCGGGTCCTGGCGCAGCTATTTCCTGACCGCGGCCTCAGAGCTGCGAAATGGCTTGCCGCAGGCCGGTGCCCCGAACCTCGGCAATGCCGACTTCCTCGCCGCTGTGCCGACGCTTGATCTCTTTGATGCCCTCGCCAGCCGCTACAATCCTGAAAAGCTCTCGCGTGAGCCATTCACCGTCGCCTTCGCATTCAGCGACACCGGCGAAAACATCCGCGTCGAGGTTGGACGCGACGTGATCGTGCCGCGCGGCGTCACTGAGGTCGGTGACACGGCGGCGACCCTGAAAATGACGCGGGCCGACTTCAACAGGCTGATCCTGCGCGAAGCTGGCGTGCCTCAACTTGTCGGCTCTGGCGCCCTTTTAATTGGAGGGGAGGGGGCAGCTGCTGCCGCATTCCTGGGTGCGCTCGACCAGCCGGACTTCTGGTTCCCTGTGGTGACGCCCTGATGCGATATGCAGACGGCACTGATTGGCCTCTTGCCCGCGCAGAGCCATCCGGTTAGTCAGGCAATCTGGTTGGAGAGGTGGCCGAGTGGCTGAAGGCGCGCCCCTGCTAAGGGCGTATACGTTTACGCGTATCGAGGGTTCGAATCCCTTCCTCTCCGCCAGCCAGTTTCCTTGCTTTCCAAACTGTTTGATCAGCCCGCGTTCCGCAATTTCGTATCGAGCTATTTACCGCGCCCGAGCCTAACAGCTGCTGCCGCCTTGTCGGCAATGGCCTGCCAGTCACCTGATGCCATTTCGTCAGCGGTGGCGATCCACGATCCGCCGACAGCAACGACGTTTGGCAGGGAAAGATAGTCTGCAGCGTTCTCAGGCGTCACGCCGCCCGTCGGCATGAAATCAATGTGAGGCAGGGGCGCCGACAGGGCTTTGAGGAATTTCGCCCCACCAGCGGCTTCTGCCGGGAAGAATTTCAGGACGCCATAGCCTTCATCGAAACGTGCCATCGCCTCGCTTGCCGTCGAAACGCCAGGCAGGATGACACCGTCATGGTTTGAAAGCGCATCCAGCAGAAGCGGAGATGCGCCGGGCGTCACCAGAAAGTCAGCGCCTGCCTTGAGAGAGGCGTCGACGTCGCCTTCAGAAATGATCGTACCCGCACCAACGAGCAGCCTGTCATCGACATGCGACATGCGGCGGATGACTTCGAGGGCCGCAGGCGTGCGCAATGTGATCTCAACCGAAGAAAGCCCGCCGCGAAGCAGCGCTTCTGCAAGCGGTTCGGCATGATCGGCTTCGTGGACGGTCAGCACCGGGACGATGGGGGCCTTGTCTATGGCGGCGCGAAAAGCGGTCATGGTCTTCATGGGACGGGCCCCTCGTCATATTCCAGTGCGGCCGCCCCGATGAGCGCGGCCTCTCCCGACATCAGGATGCGGATCGGGATGGGCTGCATATAATCGCTCATTGGCCCGCGTTGCAAAAACCGGTCAATGGCTTCAGGTGCGGCAATCCAGTCAGCGAGCTCTTCTGCCACACCGCCGGTCACGACTACACCGCCTCGTGCGCCATTTATGAGCGCCGCATCGCCGAGCGCATAGAGCGTGCCCCGCGCCTTGATTTCGCATATATCCCGGCAGATCGGGTCGCCCTGCCGCGCCAGCTCTTCCACCTTTGCCGGGTGAGTTTTCTCCCACGGAACGCCGTCAATATCGCAAAGCGCCTTGTGGACGGCGTCGAAGCCCGAACCGGACAGGACAAGCTCCCGCGAGACATAGGCATGGGTTTCGCGCAGCTTTTCTGCCAGCGCCCACTCACGCGGTGTCGCGGGAGCGAACGCTGCATGGCCGCCCTCCCCCGTCAGCACTCTCCATCCTGTCGTCCCGACGGGGATGAGCGTTGCCATGCCGAGACCAGTCCCCGGGCCAGACACAAGAATGGGATGGCGCGCTGATGTATCAGGCTCACCTTTGCGGACGAGGCGGAAGGCGTCGCCCGGCAGCTCCGGAATCGCCCGCGCCATGGCGGCATAATCATTGACGAGACGCACCGAGCTGAGGCCGCAATTCTCCTGCAGACGTTGCGTGTCGACGATCCAGTCGCGATTGGTGAGCTTGACGCGTCCTTTCTGGACGGGACCAGCGAGCGCGATCAGAGCCCGCTTGGGCGCGCCCTTGCCGAGCTTGTTCAAGTAGAGGCCGAGTGCATCGTCAAACCGCTCAAAATCATCGCCCGGCATGACTGAGACGTCAGAGACGACCGGCTTGCCCGCAAAGCCCTGACTGGCAACGGCGAACCTGACATTCGTGCCGCCTATATCCCCGACGAGGACCGGATCAGCCATGGCTGCCACCCGGCAGCGGCAGAAAGAATTCAAACAGGCTACCGCCCGTGTCTGGCCGGCTGGCATTGTTACGGAAGGCGCCGAAAAGCTCACGCCCAAGGCCCTGACCCTGAATGTTCGGGCGGAACTGGGCGGGCTCGCGCGCCTCGAACACGGATGGATCGCAATCGATGTCGAGTTCGCCCGTTTCCGCATCGAGCCGGATCATGTCGCCATCCTGAACGCGCGCCAGCGGGCCGCCGCGTGCGGCCTCCGGGCTGACATGGATGGCCGCCGGGATCTTGCCGCTCGCCCCGGACATCCGCCCGTCAGTGACAAGCGCGACCCTGAAACCCTTGTCCTGAAGCGCACCGAGCGCGGGCGACAGCGCATGAAGCTCCGGCATGCCATTGGCGGCTGGCCCCTGAAACCGGACGACAGCGACAAAGTCCTTGTCGAGCTCGCCAGCCTTGAAGGCGTCCTTGAGGGCTTCCTGATCGTCGAAGACGCGTGCAGGCGCTTCGATAATCCGCCGGTCTTCCTTGACCGATGAGACCTTGATGACGCCCCGCCCAAGTGGGCCGTTCAGCATGCGAAGACCGCCTTCCTTCTGGAACGGGTCGCTCGCAGGGCGGACAATATCCGTGTCGCCGCTGCTTTCAGATGCATCCCGGAAAGCGACCTCACCATCCTTGAGCCACGGCTCTTTCGCATGGTCTGCGATTGTGCCCATGATGCCGCGCGCCTCTCCATTGAGAAGGCCCGCTTCAAGTAGCTCACGCATGACAAAACTCATGCCGCCTGCGGCCTGGAAATGGTTCACATCGGCAGGCCCGTTTGGATAGATGCGGCAGAGAAGCGGCGTGATCTCGCTGACATCTGCAAAGTCCTCCAGCTCGACCTGATAGCCGCTGGCGGCCGCCATCGCCGGAATGTGAAGCGCGTGATTGGTAGAGCCGCCGGTCGCCATCAGGCCGACCATGGCGTTCACCCAGCTGCGCGCATCGATCATCTCGCCCATTGGCGTGTAGTCGCGCTTTACCGTCAGTTCGACGACACGCTTCACCGCCGCCCGTGTCAGCGCTTCGCGCAGCGGCGTGCCGGGGTTCTCGAAGGCGGCGCCGGGAATGTGCATCCCCATGACTTCCATCAGCATCTGGTTCGAGTTCGCCGTGCCGTAGAAAGTGCAGGTGCCGGGGCTGTGATAGCTTTCGGCCTCGGCTTTCAGCAGGGCATCGCGGTCGACATTGCCGAGCGCGTATTCCTGCCGGATGCGCTGTTTCTCGGGGTTCGGCAGACCGGAAGGCATCGGCCCGCCCGGCACGAAGACGTGCGGCAGCCAGCCAAAGCGTAGCGCCGCAATCATCAGCCCCGGTACGATCTTGTCGCAGATGCCGAGATGCAGTGCGCCGTCGAACATGTCGTGGCTGAGCGAGACGGCTGAGGCTAGGGCGATCACGTCGCGTGAAAAGAGCGACAGCTCCATGCCCTGCTGGCCCTGCGTGACGCCATCGCACATGGCCGGGACACCACCTGCTACTTGCGCGGTCGCGTTCACCTTTCGCGCCGCATCGCGGATGATCTTTGGATAGTCCTCATACGGGGCATGTGCCGAGAGCATGTCATTATAGGCGGTGATGATGCCGATATTCGGCCAGTTCGCGCCGAGAAGCTGGGTCTTGTCCATGACGGCGCAGCCTGCCGACGCGTGGGCGAGATTGCCGTCAGCCAGCTTTTGCCGTGCAAAGCCGTCTGGTTTACGGCCGCGGATCAGCTCCAGATAGGTCGCGCGCGTTTCAGAGGACCGCTTCTCGATCCGCTCTGTCACTTCCTGAATTTTGGGATGCAGGGATGTCATT
This genomic interval from Thalassovita mediterranea contains the following:
- the eda gene encoding bifunctional 4-hydroxy-2-oxoglutarate aldolase/2-dehydro-3-deoxy-phosphogluconate aldolase, encoding MKTMTAFRAAIDKAPIVPVLTVHEADHAEPLAEALLRGGLSSVEITLRTPAALEVIRRMSHVDDRLLVGAGTIISEGDVDASLKAGADFLVTPGASPLLLDALSNHDGVILPGVSTASEAMARFDEGYGVLKFFPAEAAGGAKFLKALSAPLPHIDFMPTGGVTPENAADYLSLPNVVAVGGSWIATADEMASGDWQAIADKAAAAVRLGRGK
- a CDS encoding glucokinase, whose translation is MADPVLVGDIGGTNVRFAVASQGFAGKPVVSDVSVMPGDDFERFDDALGLYLNKLGKGAPKRALIALAGPVQKGRVKLTNRDWIVDTQRLQENCGLSSVRLVNDYAAMARAIPELPGDAFRLVRKGEPDTSARHPILVSGPGTGLGMATLIPVGTTGWRVLTGEGGHAAFAPATPREWALAEKLRETHAYVSRELVLSGSGFDAVHKALCDIDGVPWEKTHPAKVEELARQGDPICRDICEIKARGTLYALGDAALINGARGGVVVTGGVAEELADWIAAPEAIDRFLQRGPMSDYMQPIPIRILMSGEAALIGAAALEYDEGPVP
- the edd gene encoding phosphogluconate dehydratase, coding for MTSLHPKIQEVTERIEKRSSETRATYLELIRGRKPDGFARQKLADGNLAHASAGCAVMDKTQLLGANWPNIGIITAYNDMLSAHAPYEDYPKIIRDAARKVNATAQVAGGVPAMCDGVTQGQQGMELSLFSRDVIALASAVSLSHDMFDGALHLGICDKIVPGLMIAALRFGWLPHVFVPGGPMPSGLPNPEKQRIRQEYALGNVDRDALLKAEAESYHSPGTCTFYGTANSNQMLMEVMGMHIPGAAFENPGTPLREALTRAAVKRVVELTVKRDYTPMGEMIDARSWVNAMVGLMATGGSTNHALHIPAMAAASGYQVELEDFADVSEITPLLCRIYPNGPADVNHFQAAGGMSFVMRELLEAGLLNGEARGIMGTIADHAKEPWLKDGEVAFRDASESSGDTDIVRPASDPFQKEGGLRMLNGPLGRGVIKVSSVKEDRRIIEAPARVFDDQEALKDAFKAGELDKDFVAVVRFQGPAANGMPELHALSPALGALQDKGFRVALVTDGRMSGASGKIPAAIHVSPEAARGGPLARVQDGDMIRLDAETGELDIDCDPSVFEAREPAQFRPNIQGQGLGRELFGAFRNNASRPDTGGSLFEFFLPLPGGSHG